One window of Mesorhizobium sp. WSM4904 genomic DNA carries:
- a CDS encoding LysR family transcriptional regulator, with protein MDPLEGIAAFTRVVDSGSFSAAARHLKISKSAVSANVQRLEQRLGIRLLNRTTRRLSMTEAGAAYYRHCARILAEAEAAEQAATALQREPRGTLRISAPDSFGWMHVAPAVPAFLKRYPELSVDISLSPAYVNLIDKGLDLAIRIGVLEDSPLVVRKLAPSRLVACAAPAYLEEHGAPREPNDLAKHNCLCTGLLPWGDEWRLVGKRGEVRVAVSGNLRSSSAETLRAAVLQGVGIAVLPTWAAGEPLRTGALRRVLDAWKLPASTIYAVYPGNRLMSMKVRAFVDHLARCFGRTPYWDDGL; from the coding sequence ATGGACCCGCTAGAAGGCATCGCTGCATTCACTCGCGTCGTGGACAGCGGCAGCTTCTCGGCGGCGGCGCGGCATCTCAAAATCTCCAAGTCCGCGGTGAGCGCCAACGTGCAACGGCTCGAACAACGCCTGGGCATCCGCCTGCTCAACCGCACCACGCGCCGTCTCTCGATGACCGAAGCGGGCGCGGCCTACTATCGTCACTGCGCGCGGATTCTCGCCGAAGCCGAGGCCGCGGAGCAAGCGGCGACCGCGCTGCAACGCGAGCCGCGCGGCACGCTGCGCATCTCGGCGCCCGACAGCTTCGGCTGGATGCATGTGGCGCCAGCCGTCCCGGCGTTCCTCAAGCGCTATCCAGAACTTTCCGTCGATATCAGCTTGAGTCCGGCCTATGTGAATCTCATCGACAAGGGGCTCGATCTGGCGATCCGTATCGGCGTGCTGGAGGATTCGCCCCTTGTCGTGCGCAAGCTCGCGCCATCAAGGCTCGTCGCCTGCGCGGCGCCCGCCTATCTCGAGGAGCATGGGGCACCGCGCGAGCCGAACGATCTTGCCAAGCACAATTGCCTCTGCACCGGTCTCTTGCCCTGGGGCGACGAATGGCGCCTTGTCGGCAAACGCGGCGAGGTGCGGGTGGCTGTCAGCGGCAATCTCCGCAGCAGCAGCGCCGAGACGCTGCGCGCGGCGGTGCTTCAAGGCGTCGGCATTGCCGTGCTGCCGACCTGGGCGGCAGGTGAACCGTTGCGGACCGGCGCGTTGCGGCGCGTGCTCGATGCCTGGAAACTGCCCGCGAGCACGATTTATGCCGTCTATCCCGGCAACAGGCTGATGTCGATGAAGGTGCGCGCCTTCGTCGATCACCTGGCGCGATGCTTCGGCCGAACGCCCTATTGGGACGACGGTCTTTGA
- a CDS encoding ABC transporter permease, with amino-acid sequence MNKSPDASNLDSVFNLSERSKLGEMLRSQEFWIVVAVLIIGAVVGMIAPRFLTGANMANILQNFCFTALMAIGMTPVIMAGGIDISVGSTLGLTGVMLGLFSASGYPFAVVVLFVLLVGAFVGIVNGALVSYLKLPPFIVTLGMMSLVRSQTLVVTNNQVVYDFGKAGDTLLALGGGSFLGVPNVLWAVIVSAVVMQWLLSMTKWGRYVRAIGGNENAARLSGIPVDRVKVSTYALLGAMTGMTAIFLVGWMGAATNALGQGQELQVIAATVIGGANLLGGFGTSFGAVIGSVLIEVIRNALLLAGVNPFWQGTFVGLFILFAVLLERFRSTRA; translated from the coding sequence ATGAACAAGTCTCCGGACGCAAGCAACCTGGATTCGGTCTTCAACCTGTCGGAACGCAGCAAGCTCGGCGAGATGCTGCGCAGCCAGGAGTTCTGGATCGTCGTCGCGGTGCTGATCATCGGCGCCGTGGTCGGCATGATCGCGCCGCGCTTCCTCACCGGCGCCAACATGGCCAACATCCTGCAGAATTTCTGCTTCACGGCGCTGATGGCGATCGGCATGACGCCGGTGATCATGGCCGGCGGCATCGACATCTCCGTCGGCTCCACGCTTGGCCTGACCGGCGTGATGCTCGGCCTGTTCAGCGCCAGCGGCTATCCTTTTGCCGTGGTCGTCTTGTTCGTGCTTCTCGTCGGCGCGTTCGTCGGCATCGTCAACGGCGCGCTGGTCTCATACCTGAAGCTGCCGCCCTTCATCGTCACGCTCGGCATGATGAGCCTGGTGCGCTCTCAAACCTTGGTCGTCACAAACAACCAGGTCGTCTACGATTTCGGCAAGGCCGGCGACACGCTGCTGGCGCTCGGCGGCGGCTCCTTCCTCGGCGTGCCGAATGTGCTGTGGGCGGTGATCGTCTCGGCCGTCGTCATGCAGTGGCTCCTGTCGATGACCAAATGGGGCCGCTACGTGCGTGCCATCGGCGGCAATGAAAACGCCGCGCGCCTCTCCGGCATCCCGGTCGATCGCGTCAAGGTTTCGACCTACGCGCTGCTCGGCGCCATGACCGGCATGACCGCCATCTTCCTCGTCGGCTGGATGGGCGCCGCCACCAACGCGCTCGGCCAGGGCCAGGAGCTGCAGGTCATCGCCGCGACCGTCATCGGCGGCGCCAACCTGCTCGGCGGCTTCGGCACGTCCTTCGGCGCCGTCATCGGCTCGGTGCTGATCGAAGTGATCCGCAACGCCCTGCTGCTCGCCGGCGTGAACCCCTTCTGGCAGGGCACCTTCGTCGGCCTCTTCATCCTGTTCGCGGTACTGCTTGAACGGTTCCGCTCCACCCGCGCCTAG
- a CDS encoding cupin domain-containing protein gives MDAKAATAEPFVRQPSAGSTLNVLGVTHIYKATGAETAGSFSLWEDVVPPGAGAPPHTHEREDEAFYVLSGEIQIEFEGEPAPRRVGPGGFFYGARHRRHGYRNVGDQPARLLVLCTPSRGLDQMFAELEAATVSGKPDMAKLAAITAKYGVTLDQPAA, from the coding sequence ATGGATGCCAAAGCTGCAACAGCCGAACCGTTCGTTCGCCAGCCGTCCGCCGGTTCGACGCTCAACGTGCTGGGCGTCACCCATATCTACAAAGCCACAGGCGCCGAAACCGCGGGTTCCTTCTCGCTTTGGGAAGACGTGGTTCCGCCGGGTGCGGGTGCGCCGCCCCATACACATGAGCGCGAGGATGAGGCCTTCTACGTCCTGAGCGGCGAAATTCAGATCGAATTCGAAGGCGAGCCCGCGCCGCGCCGCGTTGGACCCGGCGGTTTCTTCTACGGCGCGCGCCATAGGCGCCATGGCTACCGCAATGTCGGCGACCAGCCGGCGCGCTTGCTGGTTCTGTGCACGCCGAGCCGTGGGCTGGACCAGATGTTTGCCGAACTCGAGGCCGCGACCGTCTCCGGCAAGCCGGACATGGCGAAGCTCGCGGCCATCACCGCCAAATACGGCGTCACCCTCGACCAGCCGGCGGCGTGA
- a CDS encoding sugar-binding protein: protein MRRINRLTARMGATVLAAAFAAGINAAPASAETYAVIVKTVNDVFSAPVKEGCEKAAKDLGVECYYIGPSEVNEAQQLQVINDVLTKGVDGIAVSATNPKSVARLLEKAKAAGIPIVTFDGDLLQEDAGLRSTFIGTDNYNFGVELAKKVVEHKPKGGTVCIQTGTAGSLNLDLRVQGIRDTLANVSKDKPVKRLAGENGWTEVDGCPIYNNDNISLAAQQMNDVLVANPKLDAFVAVGGWAQYAPSAYRQAVGRVKDRVDSKDLVISFGDAFAPQLPLLKDGLAHYLVGQSPYNMGYKSIEALHDLKQGKTVPPYIDTGFVKCTPDMADTCGKN from the coding sequence ATGAGACGCATCAACAGACTGACCGCCCGAATGGGCGCGACCGTGCTCGCCGCGGCGTTCGCCGCTGGCATCAATGCAGCGCCGGCTTCGGCCGAGACCTATGCGGTGATCGTCAAGACGGTGAACGACGTCTTCAGCGCTCCGGTCAAGGAGGGCTGCGAGAAGGCCGCCAAAGACCTCGGCGTCGAGTGCTATTATATCGGCCCGTCGGAGGTGAACGAGGCCCAGCAGCTCCAGGTCATCAACGACGTGCTGACCAAGGGCGTCGACGGCATCGCGGTCTCCGCGACCAATCCGAAGTCCGTGGCCCGGCTGCTGGAAAAGGCCAAGGCCGCCGGCATCCCGATCGTGACCTTCGATGGCGACCTGCTGCAGGAAGACGCTGGCCTGCGCTCGACCTTCATCGGCACCGACAACTACAATTTCGGCGTGGAACTCGCGAAGAAGGTCGTCGAACACAAGCCGAAGGGCGGCACGGTCTGCATCCAGACCGGCACGGCCGGCTCGCTCAATCTCGACCTGCGCGTCCAGGGCATTCGCGACACGCTGGCCAATGTCTCCAAGGACAAGCCGGTGAAGCGTCTTGCCGGCGAGAACGGCTGGACCGAGGTCGACGGCTGCCCGATCTACAACAATGACAACATCAGCCTCGCCGCCCAGCAGATGAACGACGTGCTGGTCGCCAATCCCAAGCTCGACGCCTTCGTGGCCGTCGGCGGCTGGGCGCAATACGCGCCGTCGGCCTACCGCCAGGCGGTCGGCCGCGTGAAGGACCGCGTCGATTCCAAGGACCTCGTCATCTCCTTCGGCGACGCCTTCGCGCCGCAGCTGCCGCTGCTCAAGGATGGGCTTGCCCACTACCTCGTCGGTCAGAGCCCATACAATATGGGCTACAAGTCGATCGAGGCGCTGCACGACCTGAAGCAGGGCAAGACGGTGCCCCCCTATATCGACACCGGCTTCGTCAAGTGCACGCCCGACATGGCCGACACCTGCGGCAAGAACTGA
- a CDS encoding ATP-binding cassette domain-containing protein gives MSLLELKNISRQFGAIHAVEDVSFKIEPGEIVGLMGDNGAGKSTLVKMIAGNFPASSGKMTFDGKEVQFSQPSDARRAGIEIVYQDLALCDNLSAAANVFLGREIMRSVGPFKFLDHRKMRERAAELFRELQSETRPRDVVKRMSGGQRQAVAIARTRLADAKLVLMDEPTAAISVRQVAEVLALIKRLKERGVAVILISHRMPDVFGVCERIMVLRRGHLVANKLASTSSPEEITALIVGAKAAA, from the coding sequence ATGAGCCTGTTGGAGCTGAAGAACATCTCGCGCCAGTTCGGCGCCATCCACGCCGTCGAGGACGTGTCGTTCAAGATCGAGCCCGGCGAGATCGTCGGCCTGATGGGCGACAACGGCGCCGGCAAGTCGACGCTGGTCAAGATGATCGCCGGCAACTTCCCGGCCTCGTCCGGCAAGATGACTTTCGACGGCAAGGAAGTGCAGTTCAGCCAGCCGTCCGACGCCCGTCGCGCCGGCATCGAGATCGTCTACCAGGACCTGGCGCTCTGCGACAATCTGAGCGCCGCCGCCAACGTCTTCCTCGGCCGCGAGATCATGCGCTCGGTCGGCCCGTTCAAATTCCTCGACCACCGCAAGATGCGCGAGCGCGCCGCCGAGCTGTTCCGCGAACTGCAGTCGGAGACGCGGCCGCGCGATGTGGTCAAGCGTATGTCGGGCGGCCAGCGCCAGGCCGTCGCCATCGCCCGCACCCGCCTGGCCGACGCCAAGCTGGTGTTGATGGACGAGCCGACCGCCGCGATCTCGGTGCGCCAGGTCGCCGAGGTGCTGGCGCTGATCAAGCGCCTCAAGGAGCGCGGCGTCGCCGTCATCCTGATCTCGCACCGCATGCCCGACGTGTTCGGCGTATGCGAGCGCATCATGGTGCTGCGGCGCGGCCATCTGGTCGCCAACAAGCTCGCTTCGACCAGCTCGCCCGAGGAAATCACCGCCTTGATCGTCGGCGCCAAGGCCGCGGCCTGA
- a CDS encoding VOC family protein: MASIRYIVTDVDSSVVFYRDKLEFEVAMHNPGKFAALIRDDLTLYLSAPGAGSGGTAGGKPEPGGWNRFMIVTKDIDAVVGRLNDIGAKFRGEISEAGAGRARLLEDPSGNLVELFEFKKK, encoded by the coding sequence ATGGCATCCATTCGATACATTGTGACGGACGTTGATAGTTCGGTCGTGTTTTATCGCGATAAACTCGAGTTCGAGGTCGCCATGCACAACCCTGGCAAGTTTGCAGCGCTCATTCGCGATGATCTCACGCTTTACCTTAGCGCTCCCGGGGCAGGCAGTGGGGGAACTGCTGGCGGTAAACCAGAGCCCGGCGGATGGAACCGATTCATGATTGTCACGAAAGACATAGACGCCGTCGTCGGTCGGTTGAACGATATTGGCGCCAAATTCAGAGGAGAAATCAGCGAGGCGGGAGCTGGTCGCGCCAGACTTCTGGAAGATCCGTCGGGCAATCTGGTTGAACTGTTTGAGTTCAAGAAGAAATGA
- a CDS encoding ROK family protein produces the protein MTRASIRSILVVDVGGTSVKCGMVVDRVPQAGERLFPSSSLRNADPVGSFARLVREFCAEAGLAPDLMVSTVPGFIDIDGDRVLFAGNVPELNGHRLASELGALLGFPVIIERDSVLVLAGEVIAGAAKDADSVLGLFFGTGVGGAFLQGGEAFRGGGWALEIGHMPFGNEGRTLEGLRTDCLETYVSGRALEVIAERYGVPVTQVFVQSRSIPGLGADIDRFVRDQALAIGTAVALFSPATIVLGGGVCAIDAFPRRRLEELVALRAPFAETGRPMDLRWAGLGWRAVLYGGLKAADDYAAARSMPASQAKQERESLP, from the coding sequence ATGACGCGAGCCTCGATCCGCTCGATCCTGGTCGTCGATGTCGGGGGCACCTCGGTCAAATGCGGCATGGTCGTCGACCGTGTTCCGCAGGCCGGCGAGCGGCTCTTCCCGTCCTCCTCGCTGCGCAACGCCGATCCCGTCGGCAGCTTCGCCAGGCTCGTCAGGGAGTTCTGCGCCGAGGCCGGCCTCGCCCCCGACCTGATGGTCTCGACCGTTCCCGGCTTCATCGACATCGACGGCGACCGTGTGCTCTTCGCCGGCAATGTGCCCGAGCTCAACGGCCATCGTCTGGCGAGCGAACTCGGCGCGCTGCTCGGCTTCCCCGTCATCATCGAACGCGACTCCGTATTGGTGCTGGCCGGCGAGGTGATCGCGGGTGCCGCCAAAGACGCCGACAGCGTGCTTGGCCTGTTCTTCGGCACCGGGGTGGGCGGCGCCTTCCTGCAGGGCGGCGAAGCCTTTCGCGGTGGCGGCTGGGCGCTGGAGATCGGCCATATGCCTTTCGGCAATGAGGGCAGGACGCTGGAGGGGCTGCGCACCGACTGCCTGGAAACCTACGTTTCAGGCCGCGCACTGGAAGTGATTGCCGAGAGATACGGCGTTCCCGTCACCCAGGTTTTTGTCCAGTCCCGGAGCATCCCGGGGCTTGGCGCCGACATCGACCGCTTCGTGCGCGATCAGGCACTCGCAATAGGCACGGCGGTGGCGCTGTTTTCCCCGGCCACGATCGTGCTCGGGGGAGGGGTCTGCGCGATCGACGCATTCCCGCGCCGGCGGTTGGAGGAGCTTGTGGCGCTGCGCGCGCCCTTCGCCGAGACGGGCCGCCCGATGGATCTGCGCTGGGCCGGGCTCGGCTGGCGCGCCGTCCTCTATGGCGGTCTCAAGGCCGCCGACGACTATGCCGCGGCGCGATCGATGCCGGCATCGCAAGCGAAGCAAGAACGGGAGTCCCTGCCATGA
- a CDS encoding SDR family oxidoreductase translates to MATALLNAGHRVFLTSTDIESLDETRRASGAGERAAVKTANLGNERELAELVDAAMHAFGRVDVLVSNAGIPNPAVRRPLDVTPDQLRRLFEINTLASINLIRLVVPGMVARRWGRIIFISTSLDTMLDPDHVAYGMTKAAGESFIAALATSFQSTGVTANVLLPGGAVATRMAAGVADPKDLLQPEIMAAPIAWLASDDSNNVTGRRFIAAKWNTALNHAQAAQAASAPAAWGGYGDKSIKP, encoded by the coding sequence ATGGCGACGGCTCTGCTGAACGCAGGTCATCGCGTATTTTTGACGTCGACAGATATTGAGTCGCTTGACGAGACACGGCGCGCCAGCGGAGCGGGCGAGCGCGCTGCCGTGAAGACTGCCAATCTCGGCAATGAACGAGAGCTGGCTGAGCTAGTCGATGCCGCCATGCACGCGTTCGGGCGCGTCGATGTCCTTGTCAGCAATGCAGGCATTCCAAACCCAGCGGTACGACGACCGCTCGACGTCACACCGGATCAGTTGCGGCGGTTGTTCGAGATCAACACCCTTGCCTCGATCAATTTGATCCGACTGGTCGTCCCCGGCATGGTTGCGCGCAGATGGGGTCGTATCATCTTCATCTCCACCAGCCTCGATACCATGCTCGATCCAGATCATGTCGCGTACGGAATGACCAAGGCGGCTGGAGAATCCTTCATCGCGGCTCTCGCAACGTCCTTTCAGTCGACGGGGGTCACGGCCAACGTGCTCTTGCCCGGCGGCGCCGTTGCAACCAGGATGGCGGCAGGTGTCGCGGACCCAAAGGACCTGCTTCAGCCTGAAATCATGGCGGCGCCCATTGCATGGCTGGCGTCGGACGATTCGAACAATGTAACCGGCCGGCGGTTCATCGCCGCAAAGTGGAATACCGCCCTCAATCACGCTCAAGCGGCGCAGGCCGCAAGCGCGCCGGCTGCATGGGGCGGCTATGGCGACAAAAGTATCAAACCGTAA
- a CDS encoding YdeI/OmpD-associated family protein — translation MEMAYRERWQAEIAALQKILSEFDLSEECKWGKPCYTLAGKNIVIIQGFKEYCALGFFQGALLKDPKKLLVQLGQVQAARVMKFTSAKEIATKANTIKAYVHEAVAAEKAGMKVETKPLEVPVPEELREKFRNDPRFKRAFEALTPGRQRGYLFHFASAKQSGTRTARIEKAMPAIFEGRGFLERR, via the coding sequence ATGGAGATGGCGTATCGAGAGCGGTGGCAGGCTGAGATTGCCGCGCTGCAGAAGATCTTGTCCGAGTTTGACCTAAGTGAGGAGTGCAAGTGGGGAAAGCCCTGCTACACGCTGGCTGGAAAAAATATCGTCATCATTCAGGGCTTCAAAGAATATTGCGCGTTGGGCTTCTTTCAGGGTGCGCTGCTGAAGGACCCCAAGAAGCTGCTGGTGCAGCTCGGGCAGGTTCAGGCAGCGCGGGTGATGAAGTTCACCAGCGCCAAGGAGATTGCGACGAAAGCGAACACTATCAAGGCCTATGTGCACGAGGCCGTAGCGGCCGAGAAGGCCGGAATGAAGGTTGAGACGAAGCCCCTAGAGGTTCCCGTGCCTGAGGAGCTGAGGGAGAAGTTCCGCAACGATCCGCGGTTCAAGCGCGCGTTCGAGGCGCTGACGCCGGGTCGGCAAAGAGGATATCTGTTTCACTTCGCCAGCGCGAAGCAGTCTGGGACACGGACCGCGCGGATCGAGAAGGCGATGCCTGCGATTTTCGAAGGACGAGGGTTCCTGGAGCGGCGATAG
- a CDS encoding oxidoreductase has translation MVDQHRKQRVWFVTGASSGFGRAVSEAVLDRGDRLVATARHVDAIRGFAGRGGDRALTLPLDVTSATAAKEIVDEAVAHFGRLDVIFNNAGYGHVGAIEELTEEELRQQVEVDFFGVVNVTRAALPHLRRQRSGHFVQMSSLNGVEPLPGGAFYSAAKFAVEGFSEALAGEVAHLGIKVTIVEPAPFRTRFLSGESAKWSRPMGDYEASVGRVRQTLKQMDGKQPGDPARAAQVIIEVVEAENPPLRLPLGQIAIDHIRAALDAEARELDAWAHVSTSVDFPRANLSG, from the coding sequence ATGGTCGATCAACATCGGAAGCAGCGTGTCTGGTTTGTGACCGGAGCCTCCAGCGGTTTTGGCCGGGCTGTGAGCGAAGCCGTCCTCGACCGCGGCGACCGGCTGGTAGCCACCGCCCGGCACGTCGATGCGATACGCGGTTTTGCCGGCCGAGGCGGCGATCGGGCACTGACGCTGCCATTGGACGTCACCAGTGCGACGGCGGCAAAGGAAATAGTTGACGAGGCCGTCGCGCATTTCGGCCGGCTCGACGTGATTTTCAACAATGCCGGATACGGTCATGTCGGCGCCATCGAAGAACTGACAGAAGAAGAACTCCGGCAACAGGTCGAGGTCGATTTCTTCGGCGTCGTGAATGTCACGCGCGCGGCGCTTCCGCATCTGCGCCGGCAGCGCTCAGGCCACTTCGTGCAGATGTCGTCGCTCAACGGCGTCGAGCCCTTGCCGGGCGGTGCTTTCTATTCCGCCGCCAAATTCGCAGTCGAGGGCTTCTCGGAAGCGCTCGCCGGCGAGGTGGCTCACCTCGGGATCAAGGTGACCATCGTCGAGCCGGCTCCGTTCCGCACACGATTTCTCAGCGGCGAGTCCGCTAAATGGTCGCGCCCGATGGGCGACTACGAAGCCAGCGTCGGCCGGGTGCGGCAGACGCTAAAGCAAATGGACGGCAAACAGCCGGGCGATCCTGCTCGCGCAGCGCAAGTCATCATCGAGGTCGTCGAAGCCGAGAATCCGCCCTTGCGGCTGCCGTTGGGACAGATCGCGATCGACCACATCCGGGCGGCGCTCGATGCCGAAGCGAGGGAGCTCGACGCTTGGGCGCATGTGAGCACGTCGGTCGATTTCCCGCGCGCGAACCTGTCCGGTTAA
- a CDS encoding mechanosensitive ion channel family protein, giving the protein MLVLVARPLVFGIALLLAGPAQAQAPAAVPPEKVNQLFQLLDDPSVKAWVAEQRKQGSGPTGTPAAAGASPADASPDAAAAPGQMNTMASSTLDRIKHHIQRIVRTLPLLPGQFARVRTETMDDMSSKGSAGVFMLIAIFIAAGVALTWATYRLTRPFRLWVIAQPKDTPIGRAKKIGGRTLYSSLLIVSFALGSAGAFMLFDWPMLIREIVLTFLMAAVVTAGVRMYLAAMLVPSFMKVENAVEVRALPITNETADHWFYWLPRIVGVFAFFAAAFTLLPGLGIDRDGMLVLSTGADLVLLLLLLLAVWRRPRIEQESAHHHAEATWLLTSYFVALFLLRITGLTILFWFTFAAFFLPLAVVLTQRGVNFVLRPGSEDAGRPTIPAVTIAVIDRGVRMILILTAAYFLARVWGLDMQSMRDSDTTTTVVLRGLINVMVIALAADFGWSIIKALIERKLGIETSHAVIDDEEVPILDPQQARLRTLLPIIQNILLAVIVVMAVLMMLASMGIEIGPLIAGAGVVGVAVGFGAQTIVKDVISGVFFLLDDAFRVGEYITSGRYVGTVESFSLRSVKLRHHRGPLFTIPFGELGAVQNQSRDWVTDKFNITVGYDTDIDFARRLIKRIGLELAEDPEFKPWVLSPIKMQGVQEFGEYGIVLRVKVTTRPGGAFNMKRKFYVRIRQVFKEQGIELPFPTVHVEGLQNPRAAENAPLQVTPELKLAVAQSHTNRRRKKTSTTE; this is encoded by the coding sequence ATGCTTGTTCTGGTTGCGAGGCCGCTTGTCTTTGGGATCGCCCTCTTGTTGGCGGGTCCGGCACAGGCGCAGGCGCCGGCGGCCGTCCCGCCTGAAAAGGTCAACCAGCTGTTCCAGCTTCTCGACGATCCGTCAGTGAAGGCCTGGGTGGCCGAACAACGAAAGCAGGGCTCCGGGCCGACGGGAACGCCTGCCGCGGCGGGAGCTTCGCCGGCCGACGCATCGCCCGACGCCGCAGCCGCACCAGGCCAGATGAATACGATGGCATCCTCGACGCTCGATCGGATCAAGCATCACATCCAAAGAATCGTACGGACTTTGCCCTTGCTGCCAGGTCAGTTCGCGCGCGTTCGAACAGAGACCATGGACGATATGTCCAGCAAGGGCTCGGCCGGCGTATTCATGCTGATTGCGATCTTCATCGCTGCCGGCGTGGCGCTCACCTGGGCAACGTACAGGCTCACCCGTCCGTTTCGTCTCTGGGTCATAGCGCAGCCGAAGGATACGCCCATCGGGCGGGCCAAGAAGATCGGCGGCCGTACGCTTTATTCCAGCCTGCTAATCGTCTCGTTCGCGCTGGGCAGCGCCGGCGCGTTCATGTTGTTCGACTGGCCAATGCTCATCCGCGAGATCGTGCTGACATTTCTGATGGCTGCAGTCGTCACAGCGGGTGTGCGCATGTACCTCGCAGCCATGCTCGTCCCTTCCTTCATGAAGGTCGAGAACGCCGTCGAGGTTCGGGCTTTGCCGATCACCAACGAAACGGCCGACCATTGGTTCTATTGGCTACCCCGGATCGTCGGCGTCTTCGCCTTCTTCGCCGCTGCGTTCACCCTCTTGCCGGGTCTCGGCATCGATCGGGACGGAATGCTGGTCCTGTCAACGGGCGCCGATTTGGTACTGCTGTTGCTGTTGCTGCTTGCCGTTTGGCGCCGGCCAAGAATCGAGCAGGAGAGTGCGCACCACCACGCGGAAGCGACATGGTTGTTGACATCCTATTTCGTCGCCCTGTTCCTGCTGCGCATCACCGGCCTCACTATATTGTTCTGGTTTACCTTCGCCGCATTCTTCCTGCCTTTGGCAGTCGTGCTGACGCAGCGCGGGGTCAATTTCGTCCTGCGGCCGGGTTCGGAAGATGCCGGCCGGCCTACGATCCCGGCGGTGACGATCGCTGTCATCGATCGGGGAGTCCGGATGATCCTGATCCTGACGGCGGCTTATTTTCTCGCGCGTGTCTGGGGCCTGGACATGCAGTCGATGCGGGACAGCGATACGACGACGACGGTCGTATTGCGCGGCTTGATCAATGTCATGGTCATTGCGCTCGCAGCCGATTTCGGCTGGTCGATCATCAAAGCCTTGATCGAACGAAAGCTGGGCATCGAAACCTCGCACGCGGTGATTGACGACGAGGAGGTCCCGATCCTCGATCCGCAGCAGGCGCGGCTGCGCACGCTCTTGCCGATCATCCAGAACATTCTGCTGGCGGTAATCGTCGTGATGGCGGTGCTGATGATGCTCGCCTCAATGGGTATCGAGATCGGCCCGCTGATTGCCGGCGCCGGCGTTGTTGGCGTCGCTGTAGGATTTGGAGCTCAAACCATAGTCAAGGACGTCATTTCGGGCGTGTTTTTTCTGCTCGATGATGCGTTTCGTGTCGGCGAATACATTACATCCGGCCGTTATGTGGGCACGGTGGAGAGCTTTTCGCTGCGCTCGGTGAAGCTGCGCCACCATCGTGGCCCGCTGTTCACAATACCTTTCGGTGAGCTCGGAGCGGTCCAGAACCAGAGCCGCGACTGGGTCACCGACAAATTCAACATCACCGTCGGTTACGACACCGATATCGACTTCGCTCGCAGGCTGATCAAGCGGATCGGCCTCGAACTGGCGGAAGATCCCGAATTCAAACCCTGGGTACTCTCGCCGATCAAGATGCAGGGCGTGCAGGAATTCGGCGAATACGGCATCGTCTTGAGGGTCAAGGTCACGACCAGACCGGGAGGCGCCTTCAATATGAAACGAAAATTCTATGTACGCATTCGCCAAGTCTTCAAGGAGCAGGGCATCGAACTGCCATTCCCGACCGTCCACGTCGAGGGGCTACAGAACCCACGTGCAGCCGAGAACGCGCCGTTGCAGGTCACACCCGAGCTGAAACTGGCCGTCGCGCAGTCCCACACCAATCGGCGCAGGAAAAAAACCAGCACAACGGAGTAG
- a CDS encoding MFS transporter → MVEGAVGYTLLDDDRPSTEQNVSTTAGWYTVIVLCLALLISFTDRLVINLVVDPIRADLILTDFEVSLLQGAGFAVIFALATLPCGRLADWANRRNVIMTGIALWSVATIACGVAGDFWSFFAARVAVGLGEAALIPAASALIFDSFSSRRRGIALGIFSLGAAFGTGVAMFVGGGRLRQVKRLSSSGWRIFDADFAHSRRSPILPTLTVLLGVTWVWTSDL, encoded by the coding sequence ATGGTCGAGGGTGCCGTGGGGTACACTCTATTGGACGATGACAGGCCTAGTACGGAACAGAATGTTTCTACGACTGCCGGTTGGTACACGGTCATCGTTCTGTGCCTTGCCTTGCTGATTTCCTTCACCGACCGACTCGTCATCAATCTCGTGGTCGATCCCATTCGCGCAGATCTGATTTTGACGGACTTTGAGGTGAGCCTGCTGCAAGGCGCCGGATTTGCCGTGATCTTCGCCCTGGCAACTTTACCGTGCGGCCGGCTCGCCGATTGGGCTAACCGCCGCAATGTAATCATGACCGGCATTGCGCTCTGGTCCGTAGCGACGATTGCCTGTGGGGTCGCTGGCGACTTCTGGAGCTTTTTTGCCGCGAGGGTCGCGGTGGGCCTCGGCGAGGCGGCGCTGATCCCGGCAGCCTCGGCGCTGATTTTCGACAGCTTTTCTTCCCGACGGCGCGGTATTGCGCTCGGGATATTTTCGCTCGGCGCGGCGTTCGGCACAGGCGTCGCAATGTTCGTTGGGGGCGGGCGCCTGCGTCAAGTGAAACGCCTATCCTCCAGTGGTTGGAGGATTTTTGATGCAGACTTTGCCCATTCGCGTAGGTCTCCGATCCTGCCAACGCTGACGGTACTTTTGGGTGTGACATGGGTTTGGACGTCAGACCTGTAA